In Drosophila teissieri strain GT53w chromosome 2R, Prin_Dtei_1.1, whole genome shotgun sequence, the following proteins share a genomic window:
- the LOC122612402 gene encoding cryptochrome-1: protein MDAQRFTLVHWFRKGLRVHDNPALSQIFSAANAAPGKYFVRPIFILDPGILDWMQVGANRWRFLQQTLEDLDNQLRKLNSRLFVVRGKPAEVFPRIFKSWRVEILSFETDIEPYSMSRDAAVQKLAKTESVKVETHCSHTIFNPELVIAKNLGKAPITYQKFLGIVEQLKLPKVLGSPEKLKNITSPPKDEVEQEDLAAYDCPTMEQLVKRPEELGPNKFPGGETEALRRMEDSLKDEIWVARFEKPNTAPNSLEPSTTVLSPYLKFGCLSARLFNQKLTEIIKRQPKHSQPPVSLIGQLMWREFYYTVAAAEPNFDRMLGNVYCMQIPWQEHPDHLEAWTHGRTGYPFIDAIMRQLRQEGWIHHLARHAVACFLTRGDLWISWEEGQRVFEQLLLDQDWALNAGNWMWLSASAFFHQYFRVYSPVAFGKKTDPQGHYIRKYVPELSKYPSGCIYEPWKASLADQRAYGCVLGTDYPHRIVKHEVVHKDNIKRMGAAYKVNREVRTGKQEESSFEEKSESSTSGKRKVRRVAGNAPKRKR from the exons ATGGATGCACAAAGGTTTACATTGGTCCATTGGTTCCGTAAAGGACTCCGGGTTCACGACAACCCCGCATTATCCCAAATTTTTTCCGCCGCTAACGCTGCCCCAGGAAAATACTTTGTCCGCCCGATTTTCATCCTGGATCCAGGAATCCTCGATTGGATGCAAGTGGGCGCCAATCGATGGCGATTCCTGCAGCAaacactggaggacttggatAACCAGCTTAGGAAACTTAATTCCCGTCTGTTTGTGGTGCGCGGGAAGCCCGCGGAAGTTTTTCCCCGTATTTTCAAGAGTTGGCGCGTGGAAATTCTGTCTTTTGAGACAGATATCGAGCCGTACTCCATGTCGCGAGATGCTGCCGTGCAGAAGTTGGCCAAGACAGAGAGTGTCAAAGTGGAAACTCACTGCTCCCACACTATTTTCAATCCGGAATTGGTTATAGCGAAGAATCTTGGCAAGGCTCCAATTACGTATCAAAAGTTCCTGGGCATTGTGGAGCAACTAAAATTACCCAAAGTTTTAGGGTCTCCTGAAAAgctaaaaaatataacttcaCCACCTAAAGATGAAGTGGAGCAAGAGGACTTGGCGGCCTATGATTGTCCCACGATGGAGCAATTAGTAAAACGACCGGAGGAACTCGGACCTAATAAGTTTCCGGGAG GTGAAACAGAGGCCTTGCGCCGCATGGAGGATTCCCTAAAAGATGAGATCTGGGTTGCCCGCTTTGAGAAGCCTAACACGGCACCCAACTCGCTGGAGCCTAGCACTACCGTACTGAGTCCTTACCTCAAGTTTGGATGCCTTAGTGCCCGACTGTTTAATCAAAAGCTCACGGAGATAATCAAGCGCCAGCCGAAGCACTCGCAGCCGCCCGTTTCGCTCATTGGACAACTCATGTGGAGGGAATTTTACTATACAGTGGCGGCTGCGGAACCCAATTTCGATCGCATGTTGGGCAATGTATACTGCATGCAGATTCCGTGGCAGGAGCATCCTGATCACTTGGAGGCCTGGACTCACGGACGCACCGGATATCCTTTTATCGACGCCATTATGCGTCAGCTGCGCCAGGAGGGTTGGATCCATCATCTGGCCCGGCATGCGGTTGCATGTTTCTTAACGCGCGGAGACCTCTGGATCAGCTGGGAGGAGGGACAGCGGGTGTTTGAGCAGCTATTGCTGGATCAGGACTGGGCATTAAACGCTGGCAATTGGATGTGGCTATCTGCGTCCGCCTTTTTTCACCAGTACTTTCGCGTCTACAGTCCGGTGGCATTTGGCAAGAAGACGGATCCCCAAGGGCACTATATAAGGAAGTATGTACCGGAACTCTCAAAATATCCATCTGGCTGCATTTATGAGCCCTGGAAGGCTTCGCTCGCGGATCAGCGGGCATACGGATGCGTCCTAGGCACGGATTATCCTCACCGGATTGTTAAACACGAAGTGGTGCACAAGGATAACATTAAGAGAATGGGCGCCGCCTACAAAGTGAACCGGGAGGTGCGCACGGGCAAGCAGGAGGAGTCGTCTTTCGAGGAGAAATCAGAATCCTCCACTTCAGGCAAGCGGAAGGTGCGAAGGGTAGCCGGAAATGCCCCCAAGCGAAAACgttaa
- the LOC122614631 gene encoding uncharacterized protein LOC122614631, which yields MFRNLSMLRNQLALHRTLVARLTSRSKMSTGVTCLTIDRPRNIDGVTVIDININDMAKNDVEFNRNFVNSLTLMDRPHFQEVTNTVGTDAVESPPAGNLIPGDTVEILPTGAPSSVIGVDGNPIVPIEIDGWNQDEEDPTVQKNDKTVDIGNDDEYKAEMALRVPEVREAQTEYKGIKVKLPETANQDLGTYRFRRDSKDLQEVGDDTRLVRFDK from the coding sequence ATGTTTCGCAATTTGTCGATGCTGAGGAACCAGTTGGCGCTGCACCGAACGCTTGTGGCCCGCTTGACCTCGCGCTCGAAAATGTCCACCGGTGTTACGTGCCTCACCATTGACCGTCCGCGAAACATCGATGGCGTTACCGTAATAGATATCAACATAAATGATATGGCCAAGAATGACGTGGAGTTCAATCGCAATTTCGTCAACTCGCTGACATTGATGGACCGTCCCCATTTCCAAGAGGTGACTAACACGGTGGGAACGGATGCAGTTGAGTCGCCACCAGCAGGAAATCTGATTCCTGGAGATACCGTGGAGATCCTGCCTACTGGCGCACCAAGCTCCGTCATAGGCGTGGATGGCAACCCCATTGTCCCCATCGAGATTGATGGCTGGAaccaggacgaggaggatCCCACCGTGCAGAAGAACGACAAGACCGTGGACATTGGCAACGATGACGAGTACAAGGCAGAGATGGCGCTGCGGGTGCCAGAGGTCAGGGAAGCTCAAACCGAGTACAAGGGCATCAAGGTGAAGCTGCCAGAAACGGCCAACCAGGATTTGGGCACTTATCGCTTCCGCCGCGATTCAAAGGATCTACAGGAGGTCGGCGACGACACGCGTCTGGTTCGATTTGACAAATAG
- the LOC122614632 gene encoding uncharacterized protein LOC122614632 produces MKFMAICLLSNIGYILGITIEQLNNEATFRLRELVQKYKLQAVSNPEFSQWIRKLEKTSWSSRMEEKMKVHAEFKIYDERRQQLEAKIEKRIRAIDDIISNIIAKNPNKGKKCLRYYQHQKKSLKMAHNFSNLTKQTNLTRNSKQCENAKVLSSEVDESTENHDEYSYY; encoded by the exons ATGAAGTTTATGGCAATATGCCTATTGTCAAATATTGGCTACA TACTTGGCATTACAATTGAGCAGCTAAATAACGAAGCAACATTTCGGCTAAGGGAACttgtgcaaaaatataaacttcAAGCTGTTAGCAATCCTGAATTCTCTCAGTGGATTAGAAAACTGGAGAAAACTAGCTGGTCAAGTAGAATGGAAGAAAAAATGAAGGTCCATGCGGAATTTAAGATCTACGACGAACGTCGCCAGCAATTGGAAGCTAAAATTGAGAAACGTATTAGGGCGATCGATGACATCATTTCTAATATTATTGCAAAAAACCCGAACAAGGGTAAGAAGTGTCTTCGGTATTACCAACACCAGAAGAAATCTCTTAAAATGGCCCACAATTTTTCGAATTTAACTAAGCAGACAAACCTTACACGTAACTCAAAACAATGCGAGAATGCTAAAGTGCTTTCTAGTGAAGTAGATGAAAGTACTGAAAACCACGATGAATATAGTTATTACTAG
- the LOC122614633 gene encoding uncharacterized protein LOC122614633 — protein sequence MKIITLLVLANLHFALSSKVFEEIDRTVTWGLRNIVNKYKFLATGNAEFSQWIEKVNNIAVRNDLKKKIEMEYNFNDYDKTRQSLEDKITERLTTIRSLIALKRGGKRCVKYYRHQENELKNAYKSSNQRKLEVTDENSKNCPTKVREQRNDYDYYGYY from the exons ATGAAGATAATAACACTCTTAGTATTGGCAAATCTGCACTTCG CCCTGAGTAGTAAGGTGTTTGAAGAAATAGACAGGACGGTGACGTGGGGACTTCGAAATATTGTGAACAAGTATAAATTCTTGGCCACCGGGAACGCCGAGTTCTCCCAGTGGATAGAAAAGGTAAACAATATTGCTGTCCGGAATGACCTTAAAAAAAAGATAGAAATGGAATATAACTTTAACGACTACGATAAAACTCGCCAATCACTTGAAGATAAAATTACTGAACGCTTGACCACGATCAGATCCCTAATTGCACTAAAGAGAGGAGGCAAGAGATGTGTTAAATACTACCGACATCAGGAAAATGAACTTAAAAATGCCTACAAATCCTCCAATCAGAGAAAATTGGAGGTTACTGatgaaaatagtaaaaattGCCCTACAAAAGTAAGGGAACAGCGTAATGATTACGATTACTATGGATACTattaa